One window from the genome of Amaranthus tricolor cultivar Red isolate AtriRed21 chromosome 9, ASM2621246v1, whole genome shotgun sequence encodes:
- the LOC130823339 gene encoding uncharacterized protein LOC130823339: protein MGNKGGNEGGEKAPSKMPYEIWDTEFSFMEKYFKRKSSLQEPSSSHQQEVGEIDNTNIPLKVDGSTSPQSSKRSRVDLNTLKRDLAERKKLSNYHPSDRNEIRRAYLMKGPYQPKLQTIPQTKIGDKMRRFMCSWYDLYLNWLEYSEIKDAIYCLPCYLFKNKVGGQGGGEAFISEGSN, encoded by the exons atggGAAACAAAGgtggaaacgaaggtggagagaaAGCACCTTCAAAAatgccctatgaaatatggg ATACAGAATTTTCATTCATGGAAAAgtatttcaaaagaaaatcatCTTTGCAAGAACCATCATCTTCACATCAACAAGAAGTAGGAGAAATCGATAATACAAATATTCCCCTAAAAGTTGATGGTTCAACTAGCCCACAATCTTCTAAGCGAAGTAGAGTTGATCTCAACACACTTAAAAGAGACCTAGCAGAGAGAAAAAAGCTTTCAAATTATCATCCAAGCGATCGAAATGAAATTCGAAGAGCTTATCTTATGAAAGGTCCTTATCAACCGAAGCTTCAAACAATCCCTCAAACAAAAATAGGAGATAAAATGCGTAGGTTTATGTGTAGCTGGTATGATTTATACCTGAATTGGTTGGAATATAGTGAGATTAAAGATGCAATATATTGTTTGCCTTGCTATctgtttaaaaataaagtagGGGGCCAAGGTGGTGGTGAAGCATTTATTTCTGAGGGATCTAACTAG
- the LOC130823338 gene encoding uncharacterized protein LOC130823338, with translation MKPNKSRDIDRDYKIRLIASLDYIRYLLHQGLSFRDHDESRDSSNRGSFRELLQFLADHNEDISKVILSNASGNQQMVSPMVQKDLVNAAAKETTNAIIEELNNDVFGILVDESRDISKKEQMAIVLRFIDKEGKIKEQFIGITHVKDTCSSTLKEGIDLVVSEHGSSISRIRGQEYDGASNMQGSSKRQDVLKEKQAEKLLERLKKGATNSGKGLNQERTLQRASDTRWGSHYHSLVNLNIMFDAMIEVLDFFAKDGREREQRGEASFLSRTLQTFVFIFSLKLMLNILGITNVLSKALQRRDQDIENAVKLSEIPQLVLNQMKSYTIRYLHYMG, from the exons ATGAAACCAAATAAATCTAGAGACATTGATAGGGATTATAAAATACGTCTGATTGCATCACTTGATTATATAAGATATCTTCTACACCAGGGGTTATCATTTCGTGATCATGATGAAAGTCGAGATTCTTCAAATAGAGGAAGTTTTCGTGAACTTTTACAATTTTTGGCTGATCACAATGAAGATATATCCAAAGTTATTTTGAGCAATGCTTCTGGAAATCAACAAATGGTATCCCCTATGGTGCAAAAAGATCTTGTCAATGCCGCTGCCAAAGAAACGACAAATGCTATAATTGAAGAACTTAATAATGATGTCTTTGGTATTTTGGTTGACGAGTCTCGTGATATATCTAAGAAAGAACAAATGGCAATAGTTTTACGTTTTATTGATAAAGAAGGAAAGATTAAAGAACAATTTATTGGTATTACTCATGTAAAGGATACTTGTTCTTCCACTCTTAAAGAGGGTATTGATCTTGTTGTTTCTGAGCACGGGTCGAGTATCTCAAGAATTAGGGGTCAAGAGTATGATGGAGCAAGTAATATGCAAG GATCTAGCAAGCGTCAAGatgttttaaaagaaaaacaggCTGAAAAACTTTTAGAAAGACTGAAAAAAGGTGCGACTAACAGTGGTAAGGGTTTAAACCAAGAACGTACTCTTCAGAGGGCTAGTGACACAAGATGGGGTTCTCATTATCATTCTCTTGTAAATTTGAACATTATGTTTGATGCAATGATTGAGGTGCTTGATTTCTTTGCAAAAGATGGTAGAGAAAGAGAACAAAGAGGGGAAGCATCATTTTTGTCAAGAACTTTGcaaacttttgtttttattttttccttgaaATTGATGTTAAATATTCTAGGGATAACAAATGTCTTGTCAAAAGCATTGCAAAGGAGGGATCAAGATATTGAAAATGCCGTTAAACTTTCTGAAATACCTCAACTTGTATTgaatcaaatgaaatcatatacTATAAGATATCTCCATTACATGGGgtga